The following coding sequences lie in one Arachis hypogaea cultivar Tifrunner chromosome 4, arahy.Tifrunner.gnm2.J5K5, whole genome shotgun sequence genomic window:
- the LOC112794240 gene encoding 3-ketoacyl-CoA synthase 4-like encodes MILPPLLRLLSRKIHLHSSFLPSSSESRSSTKIKTLDFDGQYVPEAMHHIPPTPSMAAAREESENVMFGALDNLFANTKIKPKDIGVLVVNCSLFNPTPSLSAMIVNKYKFRGNIRSFNLGGMDCSVGVIALDLAKNMLQVYRNTYAVVVSTENITQNWYFGNKKSILIPNCLFRVGGSAVLLSNKCSVKRRAKYKLVHVVRTHKGADDKAFRCVYQEQDDDGKTGVSLSKDLMAIAGGALKTNITTLGPLVLPISEQLLFFAKVKPYIPDFKLAFDHFCIHADGRTVIDELEKNLQLLPMHVEASRMTLHGFENTSSSSIWYELAYTEAKGRMRKGNRVWQIAFGSGFKCNRAVW; translated from the coding sequence ATGATTCTGCCCCCTCTTCTCAGACTGCTCAGTAGAAAAATCCATCTCCATTCCAGTTTCCTTCCTTCGAGTTCAGAGAGCAGAAGCTCAACCAAGATCAAAACCTTAGACTTCGACGGTCAGTATGTACCCGAAGCCATGCATCATATCCCTCCAACTCCTTCCATGGCTGCTGCAAGAGAAGAATCTGAGAATGTTATGTTTGGTGCTTTGGATAATCTCTTTGCTAATACAAAGATTAAGCCTAAGGATATTGGTGTTCTTGTTGTGAATTGCAGTTTGTTTAACCCAACTCCTTCACTTTCTGCAATGATTGTGAACAAGTACAAGTTTAGGGGTAACATTAGAAGCTTCAATTTGGGTGGTATGGATTGTAGTGTAGGAGTTATTGCCCTTGATCTTGCTAAGAACATGCTTCAAGTTTATAGGAACACTTATGCTGTTGTTGTTAGCACTGAGAACATTACTCAGAATTGGTACTTTGGGAACAAGAAATCTATTCTGATCCCAAATTGTTTGTTCCGTGTTGGTGGTTCTGCTGTTTTGTTGTCCAACAAATGCTCTGTTAAGAGAAGAGCAAAGTACAAGCTTGTTCATGTTGTGAGGACTCATAAGGGTGCTGATGATAAAGCTTTCAGGTGTGTGTATCAAGAACAAGATGATGATGGCAAAACTGGTGTTTCTCTCTCAAAGGATCTTATGGCTATTGCTGGTGGGGCCTTGAAGACTAACATCACAACTTTGGGGCCTCTTGTTCTTCCAATAAGTGAACAACTTCTGTTCTTTGCTAAAGTGAAGCCTTATATACCTGATTTCAAGCTTGCATTTGATCATTTCTGCATTCATGCTGATGGGAGAACTGTGATTGATGAGCTTGAGAAGAATCTTCAGCTTCTGCCTATGCATGTTGAGGCTTCTAGAATGACACTTCACGGATTTGAAAACACTTCTTCAAGCTCTATTTGGTATGAGCTAGCATACACTGAAGCCAAGGGAAGAATGAGGAAGGGGAATAGGGTGTGGCAGATTGCATTTGGAAGTGGATTTAAGTGTAACAGGGCAGTGTGGTAG
- the LOC112794722 gene encoding uncharacterized protein: protein MVRADTSVNIKVLLNATAAHFGFRPTYRRVWMAKQKAVAIIYGDWDESYNELPRWVLGVQLTMPGTVAVFRTCPVRVGGQVDDSQAYFHRMFWTFPPCIEAFRHCKPLDGNSNILPVAFALVEGENAESWSFFLSYLRQHVTPQPANFALTFKGKNARRLLVNAAYAKTEVEFDYWFDILRYENPTMCDWANRIEYSLWTQYCDEGRRFGHMTTNISECVNSILKGVRNLPVCSLVKATYGRLAELFVRKGREAEAQMGTRQQFSQYLVKCIEANLKTARCFTVTVYDRDNSEYTVAETTPTGSFSLGTYRPYVHQVYRLSSVFGVYQMEFTPPIPEGF, encoded by the exons atggttagggctgacaCATCCGTCAACATCAAGGTGCTTCTAAATGCAACGGCAGCACACTTTGGCTTCAGGCCTACATACCGGAGGGtgtggatggcgaagcagaaggcggTAGCAATCATCTACGGGGactgggatgagtcgtacaacgagctcccTCGGTGGGTCTTAGGAGTTCAGTTGACTATGCCTGGCACTGTAGCAGTCTTCAGGACCTGCCCTGTTCGAGTTGGTGGACAGGTGGATGATTCTCAGGCTTATTTTCATAGGATGTTCTGGACTTTTCCCCCTTGTATCGAAGCATTTCGTCATTGCAAGCCGTTG gacgggaattCCAACATACTCCCTGTGGCATTCGCACTAgttgagggtgagaatgctgagtcatGGTCCTTCTTTCTCTCCTACCTCCGTCAGCACGTGACACCTCAGCCAG CGAATTTTGCCCTCACCTTCAAGGGCAAAAATGCCCGGAGGCTTCTTGTGAACGCCGCATATGCGAAGACCGAGGTGGAGTTTGACTACTGGTTCGACATCCTGCGCTATGAGAATCCGACAATGTGTGACTGGGCGAACCGAATTGAGTACTCGTTGTGGACACAGTACTGTGATGAGGGTCGGAGATTCGGACACATGACGACCAATATATCAGAGTGTGTCAATTCAATCCTTAAGGGGGTAAGGAACCTCCCCGTGTGCTCGCTAGTGAAGGCCACATACGGAAGGCTGGCTGAGCTATTTGTCCgtaaggggagggaggccgaggcTCAGATGGGTACCAgacaacaattcagtcaataCCTAGTAAAGTGTATCGAGGCCAATCTGAAGACagccaggtgcttcacggtgactgtTTATGATAGGGATAACTCGGAGTACACCGTGGCAGAGACGACGCCAACAGGTTCATTCTCACTTGGTACGTACAGG CCTTACGTCCACCAGGTCTATCGCCTTAGTTCCGTTTTCGGTGTCTACCAGATGGAATTTACACCTCCCATTCCGGAGGGTTTCTAG